A stretch of DNA from Rathayibacter sp. VKM Ac-2762:
AGCTCGGGATCCATCAGGGCCTGGCGCCCGTGCTCGACGTGATCCGCGACCCCCGCTGGGGCCGGGTCGACGAGTGCATCGCCGAGGACCCGTACGTCGTCGGCACGATCGGGACCGCGTACGTGCAGGGGCTGCAGTCCACCGGCGTCGACGCGACGCTGAAGCACTTCATCGGCTACTCCGCCTCCCGCGGCGGCCGCAACCACGCGCCGGTGCACGCCGGACCGCGCGAGATCGCGGACGTGCTGCTGCCGCCGTTCGAGATGGCGATCCGCGACGGGGGCGCCCGCTCGGTGATGAACTCCTACGCCGAGATCGACGGGGACCCGGTCGGAGCGACGCCCGCCTACCTCACGGGCGTGCTGCGCGAGCGCTGGGGCTTCGACGGCGTGGTCGTCGCCGACTACTTCTCGGTCGCGTTCCTCCACCTCATGCACGCGGTCGCCGCCGATCTGGGCGAGGCGGCCGAGCTGGCGCTCGCCGCGGGGATCGACGTGGAGCTTCCCACGGGCGACGCGTTCCTCGCGCCGCTGGCCGCGCGGATCCGGGCCGGGGAGGCCGACGAGGCGCTCGTCGACCGGGCCGTGCTGCGGGTGCTCGCGCAGAAGGAGCGGCTCGGCCTGCTCGACGCGCGCTTCGACGACGCCCCCGAGTCGATCGACCTCGACTCGCCCGCCCACCGCGACATCGCCCGCCGGCTGGCCGAGGAGTCGGTGGTTCTGCTCGCGAACGACGGCGTCCTGCCGCTCGCTGCGCCGCGCCGCCTCGCGCTGATCGGCCCCAACGCCGACAGCGCGCCCGCGCTCATGGGCTGCTACTCCTTCGCCAACCACGTGCTGGCGCACCACCCGGGCGTGCCGCTGGGCTTCGAGATCCCGACGGTCGCCGACACGCTGGCCGGCGAGTTCGGCTCGGTCGAGCTGCTGCTCGCCGAGGGCTGCTCGGTCGAGGGCGACGACGCCTCCGGGATCGCCGAGGCGGTCCGGGCGGCCGCCGACTCCGACGTGGCGATCGTGGTCGTCGGCGACCGGGCGGGCCTGTTCGGCCGCGGCACGGTCGGCGAGGGCAACGACGTCGAGAGCCTCGAGCTCCCGGGCCGCCAGCGCGAGCTGGTCGAGGCCGTCGTGGCGACGGGGACCCCGGTCGTGCTCGTGCTGCTGACCGGCCGCCCCTACGCCGTGGGCTGGGCGCTCGACGGGCCGTCGGCTCCCGCCGCCGTGCTGCAGGCGTTCTTCCCGGGGGAGGAAGGCGCCGGCGCGATCGCGGGCGTCGTCTCGGGACGGGTCGACCCCTCCGGCCACCTGCCGGTCTCGCTGCCGCGCTCCGCCGGAGCGCAGCCGTTCTCGTACCTGCACCCGATCCTCGGCGGGCCGTCGGACGTGACCTCCGCCGACAGCACGCCGGTGCGCCCGTTCGGCCATGGGCTCTCGTACACGACCTTCGCCAGGACGGAGCTGGCGGTCGAGGAGTCCGCCCCGACGGACGGATCCTTCACGGCGACCGTGCGCGTCCGCAACACGGGCGAGCGGGCGGGCACCGACCTGGTGCAGCTGTACGCCCGCGACGTGTTCGCGAGCGTGACCCGGCCGGTGGCGCAGCTGCTCGGCTACGCGCGGGTCGCGCTCGAGCCCGGCGAGGAGGTGGAGGTCCGCTTCGAGGTCCCGGCCGCGCGCCTGGCCTTCACCGGACGCGAGGGCGTGCGGATCGTCGAGCCCGGCCGCGTCGAGCTGTGGGTGGGCCCGGACTGCGCGACGCGCGAGACGGAGGCGGCGCTCGAGCTGGTCGGCGCGGCCGCCGCTGTCGACGCCTCCTCGCAGCGCCTCGTCGGCACGCGGGTCCAGCGGGCGGGAGCGGGCGTCCCGGCCTGACCCGTGCACAACGCTGGAAGGATCGCTCCGGCGGGCCGTGGATCCGCGGATCCCGGTGCCCGCGGGGCGATCCTTCCTGCGGTCTGAGCACGGCGCGGCTCCGGTACCGCTCTGGCGCGGCTCGGACGGGCGCGGCAGGCTGGGGGGATGAGCGACGACGCGAAGCAGACCCTCCTCCGCTACCTGCAGGAGGGGCGCGACGCCCTGCTGCAGAAGCTCGACGGGCTCGACGAGTACGACGTGCGGCGGCCGCTGGTCTCGACGGGCACGAACCTGCTCGGCCTGGTGAAGCACGTGGCGGGCACCGAGGCGGGCTACCTCGGCGCCGTGTTCGGGCGGCCGTTCCCGGAGCCGATGCCGTGGATGGAGGACGAGTCGGAGCCGAACTCGGACATGTGGGCGACGGCCGACGAGTCACTGGCCGACGTCGTCGCGCTGTACCGC
This window harbors:
- a CDS encoding glycoside hydrolase family 3 N-terminal domain-containing protein, whose translation is MTLEEKLSQLVGYWVDQGGEVVAPLAGEMATSTGYAEATREGIGQLTRVYGTRPVDPLERAQWLWAEQRRLVEETRLGIPAIVHEECLTGLAAWQAATFPTPLAWGASFDPELVAELGAVIGGSMRELGIHQGLAPVLDVIRDPRWGRVDECIAEDPYVVGTIGTAYVQGLQSTGVDATLKHFIGYSASRGGRNHAPVHAGPREIADVLLPPFEMAIRDGGARSVMNSYAEIDGDPVGATPAYLTGVLRERWGFDGVVVADYFSVAFLHLMHAVAADLGEAAELALAAGIDVELPTGDAFLAPLAARIRAGEADEALVDRAVLRVLAQKERLGLLDARFDDAPESIDLDSPAHRDIARRLAEESVVLLANDGVLPLAAPRRLALIGPNADSAPALMGCYSFANHVLAHHPGVPLGFEIPTVADTLAGEFGSVELLLAEGCSVEGDDASGIAEAVRAAADSDVAIVVVGDRAGLFGRGTVGEGNDVESLELPGRQRELVEAVVATGTPVVLVLLTGRPYAVGWALDGPSAPAAVLQAFFPGEEGAGAIAGVVSGRVDPSGHLPVSLPRSAGAQPFSYLHPILGGPSDVTSADSTPVRPFGHGLSYTTFARTELAVEESAPTDGSFTATVRVRNTGERAGTDLVQLYARDVFASVTRPVAQLLGYARVALEPGEEVEVRFEVPAARLAFTGREGVRIVEPGRVELWVGPDCATRETEAALELVGAAAAVDASSQRLVGTRVQRAGAGVPA
- a CDS encoding DinB family protein — protein: MSDDAKQTLLRYLQEGRDALLQKLDGLDEYDVRRPLVSTGTNLLGLVKHVAGTEAGYLGAVFGRPFPEPMPWMEDESEPNSDMWATADESLADVVALYRRVWAHSDATVAALPLDAPGQVPWWTNRDVTLHRILVHITAETHRHAGHADIVRELIDGRVGLRTPGDNLPPVPEEWWPEYRERLESLARAVRDRA